One part of the Quercus lobata isolate SW786 chromosome 7, ValleyOak3.0 Primary Assembly, whole genome shotgun sequence genome encodes these proteins:
- the LOC115952596 gene encoding two-component response regulator-like APRR3, with product MSIEGDDGDKESRELNSSLLDGKNTVKDGVVMGEAQGVLKEGKLKSDGISEDVKDGQVGVFQVHAAPQMPQQQSQGSMVCWERFLHVRSLKVLLVENDDCTRHVVAALLRNCGYEVIEAADVLQAWKILEDLRNHIDLVLTEAVMPYLSGIGLLCKIMSHKTRPNLPVIMMSSYASMSLVFKCLSKGAVDFLVKPIRKNELKNLWQHVWRRCQSSSGSGSESGSQTQSSGKSRSVEKCVNNSCCNDEDDSESIGLDVGGGSDIGSGTQSSWTKRAVEVDSPQPDSPYNQMVECPDSTCAQVDITCAQDVRSNAETSGNKLVPVAKTRKLQKKKEECGIPEDNAPTGNSLEMGVPRNLGMQLEFLRSDLLEISSSKLTEQISKEQLNLNCESPSIKLKNEHATLTGDVTITTQSQMDSMEFEAPNRNSKISDINNKANNDTEELPSLELSLKRPRVVKDTGTEVQDGQYILRQSDLSAFSRYRAISNTNKAHPRNVGSSSPHGICLDVTTKESLHDIQFHSGGNPPNQFSNVGSNNIDMGSAINTAFAKSLIKTSSILSSVKHLHPSDFHSMKEGPIYAPTAVLAQSKGTHKELQNEHLYHHKNHHHHLVHNMQQQWPTDHNDLSLKKMAAAAPHHGSSTVLGGPEGNTANYDVDGSSLSNGQNGSSLAVEAEGTDLESDGGISGNSGRGGPSGSGNTVGHNKFEQREAALTKFHWKRKERCFRKKVQYQSRKRHAEQ from the exons ATGAGCATTGAAGGTGATGATGGGGACAAAGAGTCGCGGGAACTAAATTCCTCTTTGCTAGATGGGAAGAATACAGTCAAGGATGGGGTTGTGATGGGTGAGGCACAAGGTGTACTCAAGGAAGGTAAGTTGAAAAGTGATGGAATATCCGAAGATGTGAAGGATGGGCAAGTGGGGGTTTTCCAAGTACATGCTGCTCCGCAAATGCCTCAGCAACAGAGTCAAGGGTCAATGGTTTGTTGGGAGAGGTTTCTACATGTTAGATCACTTAAGGTTTTGCTTGTGGAAAATGATGATTGTACTCGCCATGTTGTTGCTGCACTGCTTCGCAATTGCGGTTATGAAG TTATAGAGGCAGCAGATGTATTACAAGCATGGAAGATACTAGAAGATTTAAGAAATCATATTGATCTTGTCTTAACTGAGGCAGTCATGCCTTACTTATCTGGCATTGGTCTTTTATGCAAGATTATGAGCCACAAAACACGCCCGAACTTACCTGTGATTA TGATGTCATCCTATGCTTCAATGAGTTTAGTGTTTAAGTGCTTGTCCAAGGGTGCTGTTGACTTTCTAGTCAAGCCTATACGAAAGAATGAGCTTAAGAACCTTTGGCAGCATGTTTGGAGGAGATGTCAAAGT TCTAGTGGCAGTGGGAGTGAGAGTGGTTCACAGACTCAAAGTTCTGGAAAATCAAGAAGTGTTGAAAAGTGTGTAAACAACTCTTGCTGCAATGATGAGGATGATAGTGAGAGTATTGGTTTAGATGTTGGAGGTGGAAGTGACATTGGGAGTGGCACTCAG AGCTCTTGGACAAAACGAGCTGTAGAAGTTGACAGTCCTCAACCAGATTCTCCATACAATCAAATGGTGGAGTGTCCTGATAGTACTTGTGCCCAAGTTGATATTACTTGTGCCCAAGACGTCCGCTCAAATGCTGAAACATCTGGTAACAAATTGGTTCCTGTGGCCAAAACAAGGAAGctccaaaaaaagaaggaagaatgTGGTATACCTGAAG ACAATGCTCCAACTGGTAACAGCTTGGAAATGGGTGTGCCTAGAAATCTAGGTATGCAACTTGAGTTCCTGAGGAGTGATCTGCTTGAGATAAGCTCTAGTAAATTGACTGAGCAAATTAGTAAGGAACAGCTAAACCTCAATTGTGAGAGTCCATCCATCAAGCTAAAGAACGAACATGCTACTCTGACAGGTGATGTTACCATTACTACTCAGTCTCAGATGGACAGCATGGAGTTTGAAGCTCCAAATAGGAATTCCAAGATCTCAGACATCAACAATAAAGCCAATAATGATACAGAAGAACTTCCATCTCTTGAGCTCAGTTTAAAGAGACCTCGAGTAGTTAAAGACACAGGGACAGAAGTTCAAGATGGCCAATATATTTTGAGGCAGTCAGACCTTTCAGCCTTCTCAAG GTACAGAGCCATCTCAAATACTAACAAGGCTCATCCTAGAAACGTTGGAAGCAGCTCTCCACATGGAATTTGCTTAGATGTTACCACGAAAGAATCGTTGCATGATATTCAATTCCATTCAGGTGGCAATCCTCCCAATCAGTTCTCAAATGTGGGTAGCAATAACATTGATATGGGCTCTGCGATTAATACTGCTTTTGCCAAGTCACTAATAAAAACGTCATCTATATTAAGCTCGGTCAAACATTTGCACCCATCTGATTTCCATTCCATGAAAGAGGGCCCGATATATGCTCCTACAGCAGTGCTGGCTCAATCAAAAGGCACACACAAGGAGCTCCAAAATGAGCACCTTTATCACCATAAgaatcaccaccaccatcttGTGCACAACATGCAACAACAGTGGCCAACTGACCACAATGACTTGTCCTTGAAGAAAATGGCTGCAGCTGCTCCACACCATGGCTCATCCACTGTGTTGGGTGGGCCTGAAGGTAACACTGCCAACTATGATGTTGATGGAAGTTCCTTAAGCAATGGACAAAATGGAAGCAGCTTAGCAGTTGAAGCTGAAGGGACAGATTTAGAAAGTGATGGTGGAATTTCTGGGAACAGTGGCAGGGGAGGTCCTAGTGGGAGTGGAAACACAGTAGGCCACAACAAATTTGAACAGAGAGAAGCTGCCTTGACTAAGTTTCAttggaagagaaaagagagatgtTTCCGGAAAAAG GTTCAATACCAAAGTAGAAAGAGACATGCTGAACAGTGA